GGCCCGTCGACCGCAGGCGCTGCTCCGCTACGATGCCGAAATCGAGACCGCCATCGGACAAGTCGGCCAATACATCGAAACCCATGCGGCCCACCCGCATCTGGCAGCGCGTGGCCTGGCCATCCTGTATCTGGGGGGCGACCCCGAAGTTGAAAACTGGCTGCGCGAAACAACGGGCGAGCAATATCCGCCCCTTGAGGCACTGCGCCAGTCGGCAAGCCAACCAGCCGAAGGCGACCTGCCCACCCTGCTGTCGCGCGAACGCACCCAGGCGGCAGACACCCTGGCAGCCAGCGTGATTCAGCGCGCCCCGAAAAGCAGCCCGCTGCTTTCGCAGCGCATCGGACAATACGTCGTGCATCCCGTGTGGGGCATTCCCATCCTGCTCGGCGTGCTGTTTGCCGTTTATCAATTCGTCGGCGTCTTTGGTGCCTCTGTGCTCGTCGGGCTAATGGAAAAAGACCTTTTCGAAGGCATTCTCAATCCACTGTTCAGCGAAGCGGTCCATGCCGCGGTCAACCTGCCCTGGCTGGCCGAATTGCTGGTCGGCCAGTACGGCCTGTGGACCATGGGCATGACCTACGCCCTGGCGTTGATCCTGCCCATCGTCACCACCTTTTTCTTCGCTTTCGGCGTGCTTGAGGATTCCGGCTACCTGCCGCGCCTGACGGTGATCGCCAACCGGTTATTCGCAATGATCGGCCTCAACGGCCGCGCCGTACTGCCGATGGTGCTCGGCCTCGGCTGCGTGACGATGGCAACGCTGACGACGCGCATCCTGCACAGCCGGCGCGAACGTTTGATCACCATTTTCCTGCTCGCCCTGGCCATTCCCTGCTCGGCGCAGTTGGGCGTCGTGCTCGGCATGCTCGGTGGCGTTTCTTTTGCCGCCGTACTGATCTGGGCCGTGGCGATGGTCGGCATACTGCTGCTGGCCGGTTTCCTGGCGGCCAAACTAATTCCCGGACGACGCATTCCGCTGGTCACCGAACTGCCGCCGATGCGCCTGCCCATCTTTGCCAACGTACTCAAGAAAACCGGCGGCCGCTTGAAGTGGTACCTGATCGAAGTCATTCCGCTCTTCCTGCTCGGCACCTTGATCATGTTCGCGCTCGATAAATCCGGCGCTCTGCCAGCCATCATCGAAGCCGGCGAACCACTTGTTTCGGGCTGGCTCGGCCTGCCGAAGGAAGCTTCGGCGGCCTTCGTCATGGGTTTTCTGCGCCGTGATTTCGGCGCTACCGGACTGTTCG
The sequence above is drawn from the Dechloromonas sp. TW-R-39-2 genome and encodes:
- the feoB gene encoding ferrous iron transport protein B; the protein is MNTLASSASAVLLVGHPNVGKSVLFHRLTGAYVNVSNYPGTTVEVTRASARFDPGTTLLDTPGVLALPSRSDDERATMRALLKEDTRALLQVGDAKNLRRTLTLSALLAELGVPMVLALNMHDEAAARGVTVDIPALAEELGVPVLATVATGGEGIGALIGEIASARRPQALLRYDAEIETAIGQVGQYIETHAAHPHLAARGLAILYLGGDPEVENWLRETTGEQYPPLEALRQSASQPAEGDLPTLLSRERTQAADTLAASVIQRAPKSSPLLSQRIGQYVVHPVWGIPILLGVLFAVYQFVGVFGASVLVGLMEKDLFEGILNPLFSEAVHAAVNLPWLAELLVGQYGLWTMGMTYALALILPIVTTFFFAFGVLEDSGYLPRLTVIANRLFAMIGLNGRAVLPMVLGLGCVTMATLTTRILHSRRERLITIFLLALAIPCSAQLGVVLGMLGGVSFAAVLIWAVAMVGILLLAGFLAAKLIPGRRIPLVTELPPMRLPIFANVLKKTGGRLKWYLIEVIPLFLLGTLIMFALDKSGALPAIIEAGEPLVSGWLGLPKEASAAFVMGFLRRDFGATGLFAMAHGLTPIQAVVGMITITLFIPCFASLMMMVKEQGSRVALGMVAVIVPFAFFIGGLFNWILRALWV